The stretch of DNA CCGCCGAGCCCTTTTTCAGAAGAATGAAAATCTTCGGCCTCATCAAATGCAGGCCTTGCGAGAATCGCAGACGCAAGAAAATGCTCGAGGCATGTATCATCATAGTCATGATACCGGTCCACGTTACCGGGTTTTACCCCGGTGCAGACCTCGAGCATCATTGCAATCTGGGCGAATTCAGCCCGCGATCTCTTCTTCTCTGTTATCTTCATCAAACAACCTTTTCATGATCTTCTCGGAGAGACGGCGCTTGTATCTCATGTAGTCAGCAAGCGAGATGCCCTCCTTCTTGATGCTGATATCCCTGAACATGCAGGGAGTCGAGCCCTTGCAGCACCAGGCAAGACTGCCAAAGCATGTACTCGATCCCGAAGCAAGGGGAGTGTTCTGAACCGATTCGATCTTCAGATCGTGGTACTCCTTCGGTGTCATCCCGGCTCTCTTTAGTGCAGGCATCAGCGGGCACTGCTTGACCGGCATGCAGCAGAAGGTCAGGCTCCTTAAGTCTCCTCCCCTGCAAAGCTGCTTGGGGGAATTGTACCATCCTGTCTCGTCTGCATAGGCGGATATTGCCATATCCAGATAATTCAGCGTATTGACATCCGAATTTCGTGCAAGAGATACCATATCCGCCCCGTGCGCGAACAGGTCCTTCATCCTGTCGAACGTATTGACAGAGTTATTGGCGATCAAAAGAAGCGGGCAGCTGTTCCTTATCTGCTTTATCTTTGAGGAACCGAAGTCCATCAGGTCGACATGGAGAATGTCGGCACCTGCCTTCCATAACAGGCGTGCAAGTTCCGAATCGTCTTCGACGACCCCTGCCCTGATCTTGACCGATACCGTGACCCCGGTACTTTTCAGGGCGGATACGACCATTGCAAGTTTTTCAGTATTCTGAAGATAATACTCGCCGCATCCTGCACTGATCATCGCCGGCTGGCGGCAATGTGCGTCGATCTCGTATATCACGCCGTCGCCGAGTTCGTGTGCAATCGATACGAATGATTCAGGACTGCTGCCCCTGAGGTTGATGGCGGGTATGACATCGGTACCTGCCAGTTTTTCAATCTCTGCTTTGAGAGTTGCAGCAGGATCGGTTGAAATGAACTCTTTGCGCCCCTCTTCTTCCATAAGGGCGCTTGCATTAATTGTTGCTTCATCGATCGAGTAACCGCCGATAAAAGCCATTCCGATATTTTCTTTCCTCGCAAGGACATAATCCGCATCCACGATCCCTGCCATTGAGGCTATTGCTATTGGTGTCTTTACAGTACGGCCGTTTACAATTAGCTCGTACCTGTCATATGGATCCATCATTCTTCCCTATAGGTTTGTTTTTAATATCTAATGATTTTGGATGGGGCCGGAAAGAGTATACCCCCCGCCTGATCTCTCCAGTCTGATTCCCGCTGAAAAATCTTCCTTTGAAATGCCGGCATTTTTTTTCCTGAATTCGATTACAAGATCCCATGGAAGAAGATAGGCCTCCTTCGGTTTTCCCGCCCCCGCGCGAAACTCGACTGCAAGAAAGCCCTGTCTTCCGGTCTTATGAATAAACTCCGATATCGCGTCCACCTGGTGCACACCGTCCTTGTCCTCGTGGAAATGCTGTGTGAAATAGAGTTTCTTTCCCTTCAGCGACTTGCACTCGATCGCAAGATAATACCTCGGGTCGAGCGAATCCGAGAGAACGTCGACATACTGTGTAATGAACCGGGACTGCTTCAGCCTGTATGCATATCCCTTTGCCCCGGTTCTCTCGAAATATTCGTTGAAACATTTGACGATATCTCTTTCAAAATCACTCATTTGTATATAATAATCTTTTGAATAAGTGAAAAATCAATTGGTAATTATTTTTTAATAAGATTGTAATACATTGTACTATATGCCAAAGATCGGATTCTTACTGGTAGGGCATGGCAGCAAAAAGCCATACAACAAACAACTCATCGACAACACGGCAAAGATCATTGCCGGCAAGGAAGCAGGATACATTGTTAAAACAGGATTCATGGAGTTCAGCGAACCGACGATCCCCGAGGCACTCGAATCTTTCAGGGGCGAGGACATCGAGATGCTCCAGGTTGTTCCTCTGTTCCTTGCAAGGGGAATGCATATAGACAAAGATATTCCTGAAATCCTCGGTATTGAAGAGGGCGGCCACAATGGAACCTTCAAGCTTAACGACAAGGAGATTCCGCTCGTCTTCGCCGACCCCATAGGAGAGAACGAACTGCTCGCCGATCTTATGATCGTAAACGGAAAGAAAGCAGTTGAAGACTATCTCTGATAATTTAAGAAAAAAATGCCTCAAATAAAGGCAAAATCAATTTTATGAAGATCCTTGTTCTCGACACGATCCATGGCGGGAAAACACTGGCGGAATACCTGAAAAGGGCCGGTCATGTCGTTGATACCGTGGATGTCTACCGGGGCAGGGACGGATCTGTCAGCGAAGATGAAGCGGCAGGGAAAGTCTATGACCTCATCGCCGCACCGGTTCATCTCGATCCGGATTACAGGCTCCTGAATACAGGCACTGATGTAATATCTCACCACGAAGCCGTGGCCGTGGCCGCTTCGGTCCCGGAAGATACCCTGCTGATCGAGATCACTGGTGCAAGGGGGAAGACTACTACGGCGCATGCGTTACTGCATCTCATGGAAAAAGACGGGTGCGGAATTCTTCATACATCAAAAGGAACCGTAAGATACCCGGAGAAAGATCTGATCTTCAAAAGGAGCATCACGCCTGCAACTCTCGTTGAGGTTCTCTCTGCCGCTGCAGGAGAAAAAGAGTGCCGGTGGATCATCGCCGAGGAATCCGTCGGGGTGACCGGCCTTGGGGATCTTGGGGTACTGACTTCCGGGACAGACTACCCGATTGCAAACGGGAAAAAGTCCGCACTTGATGAAAAGATCAGGCTTCTTAAAGGCTGCAAAAAAATCCTCCTTGCCCCAGGTGTCGAAGCAGATATTCCGGGCGCATATTACTCGGACGATATCGTTGTCGTCGAAGACGATGTATGCAGGTTCGGTTATGCCGGAATTAAAGGAGAGTTTTCAAACAAACTTCTCACGGTCGAAGGCTATAAGGAGGCGCTGATGACGGCTGCGGCGGCAGGCTGCATCCTCGGCAAAGATCCTTCAGGCCTGGGTTCCTTTTCGGCACTTGAAGGAAGACTCTCCTACAGCACCCGTGACGGCAAAGGGATAATCGACAATTCAAACAGCGGTGCAAACAGGAAGACTGCATTAACGGCATCAGCATATGCACACAGGTTTTCCCCCGGCCAGGAACAGGTGCTTGTTATAGGTATAGAAGCCGAAAATATATGTGAAGGTTTCCCGGACGATGAGATCGCAGGCGCAATATCCGATATAATGCCTTATGCGGCTGTCGTGGTATCAAAAGATCCGGAAAATGTCAGGAAGATTATTCCGCCGGGAATAGAATTCGAAACTGCCTCTTCACTGGAAGAAGGCGCAGAAAAAGCTATGAAATACGGAACAAACAGGATAATTATCCTGTCTGTCAAGACCTGGAGATGAAAAGATGAACTATATACAGCCAAGACCAAGCTCGATCGTGGCCGCACTCTATACAGTCAGGGATCTCGGAGTGGATCTTGCGATCCTCCACGGACCTTCGGGCTGCTCGTTCAAACATGCCCGGCTCCTGGAAGAGGACGGACTCAGGGTGCTGACAACCTCGCTTGCGGACAACGAATTCATCTTCGGGGGGCAGCAGGTTCTTGAAGATGTCCTGAGATATGCGGAAAAGGAGTTCAAACCTGAAAGGATCGCGGTTGTCGGGACATGTGTCTCGATGATCATCGGCGAGGACATGGAGGCTGCAATAATCGATTCCGGCATCGAGACTCCTGCAATAGCAGTTGACATTCATGCAGGGTTCAGGGAGAATATCGACGGTGTAATTGCCGCCCTCGAACCTGCAGCCGAGGCGGGATGGATCGATGAGGACGAACTCGAGAGGCAGAAGGGGCTCCTTAAAGCCGCAAACGAGGTGGAGAGAAAGAGAGGGGCCGCATACAAGCCTTATGTCCAGCCGTCGAGGGGAGATCTCAAGCATGTCGTCGCAGGAAGTCTCGTGGAGTCTGCATGTTCAGGCAGAAAAGGGATTGCAATACTCAATGCAAAAAAAGAGACCGCATATATGTTCGCCGACGTTCTCATCGCCCTGCATGAGAGATGCCCGGACGCCGATATCACATATGTGGTGAACCTGGAAAACAGGGGACTTCCGAAGATACGGCGGGATGCGGAGACGATCCTATCCGGAATCAGATCTGCGGGAATCGATCCGGTTCTCTGCGGGGCACTCGACGAGTACGGTGCGAACGGCGACAGGATCGGCGAAATCATTAATGAGATCAAACCTGATTTCGCACTTATTGCAGGTGTCCCTCATGCAATCCCGCCAGAGTACCTTGAAGGAATCGAGGTTTTCTCGGTTACGAACGGGCCGAGGCAGGTCGAACCGTTAAAGGAATTCGGTCATGATCATGTTGTTGTCGAGATCGATCTTCACCCGAAGACACTTGGAGTCAGGGAGATCGTCCCGAGCGAATTCGGCGACACAATCAGGAGCATCTGAGAACAATGAAGAGCTTTCTTATAACAGGGGATCGGTCGGGAAGCGGGAAGACAAGCATCACTCTTGCACTGAGTTCCATCCTCTCGGATGACTTTACTGTCCAGACTTTCAAGGTCGCGATGGACTATATCGACCCTTCCT from Methanolacinia petrolearia DSM 11571 encodes:
- a CDS encoding methanogenesis marker 9 domain-containing protein, with the translated sequence MMDPYDRYELIVNGRTVKTPIAIASMAGIVDADYVLARKENIGMAFIGGYSIDEATINASALMEEEGRKEFISTDPAATLKAEIEKLAGTDVIPAINLRGSSPESFVSIAHELGDGVIYEIDAHCRQPAMISAGCGEYYLQNTEKLAMVVSALKSTGVTVSVKIRAGVVEDDSELARLLWKAGADILHVDLMDFGSSKIKQIRNSCPLLLIANNSVNTFDRMKDLFAHGADMVSLARNSDVNTLNYLDMAISAYADETGWYNSPKQLCRGGDLRSLTFCCMPVKQCPLMPALKRAGMTPKEYHDLKIESVQNTPLASGSSTCFGSLAWCCKGSTPCMFRDISIKKEGISLADYMRYKRRLSEKIMKRLFDEDNREEEIAG
- the cfbD gene encoding Ni-sirohydrochlorin a,c-diamide reductive cyclase catalytic subunit yields the protein MNYIQPRPSSIVAALYTVRDLGVDLAILHGPSGCSFKHARLLEEDGLRVLTTSLADNEFIFGGQQVLEDVLRYAEKEFKPERIAVVGTCVSMIIGEDMEAAIIDSGIETPAIAVDIHAGFRENIDGVIAALEPAAEAGWIDEDELERQKGLLKAANEVERKRGAAYKPYVQPSRGDLKHVVAGSLVESACSGRKGIAILNAKKETAYMFADVLIALHERCPDADITYVVNLENRGLPKIRRDAETILSGIRSAGIDPVLCGALDEYGANGDRIGEIINEIKPDFALIAGVPHAIPPEYLEGIEVFSVTNGPRQVEPLKEFGHDHVVVEIDLHPKTLGVREIVPSEFGDTIRSI
- the cfbA gene encoding sirohydrochlorin nickelochelatase, with amino-acid sequence MPKIGFLLVGHGSKKPYNKQLIDNTAKIIAGKEAGYIVKTGFMEFSEPTIPEALESFRGEDIEMLQVVPLFLARGMHIDKDIPEILGIEEGGHNGTFKLNDKEIPLVFADPIGENELLADLMIVNGKKAVEDYL
- the cfbE gene encoding coenzyme F430 synthase, with amino-acid sequence MKILVLDTIHGGKTLAEYLKRAGHVVDTVDVYRGRDGSVSEDEAAGKVYDLIAAPVHLDPDYRLLNTGTDVISHHEAVAVAASVPEDTLLIEITGARGKTTTAHALLHLMEKDGCGILHTSKGTVRYPEKDLIFKRSITPATLVEVLSAAAGEKECRWIIAEESVGVTGLGDLGVLTSGTDYPIANGKKSALDEKIRLLKGCKKILLAPGVEADIPGAYYSDDIVVVEDDVCRFGYAGIKGEFSNKLLTVEGYKEALMTAAAAGCILGKDPSGLGSFSALEGRLSYSTRDGKGIIDNSNSGANRKTALTASAYAHRFSPGQEQVLVIGIEAENICEGFPDDEIAGAISDIMPYAAVVVSKDPENVRKIIPPGIEFETASSLEEGAEKAMKYGTNRIIILSVKTWR